The Puntigrus tetrazona isolate hp1 chromosome 4, ASM1883169v1, whole genome shotgun sequence genome includes a window with the following:
- the LOC122343085 gene encoding protein NLRC3-like: MKDVNHEHEILRIDDAFKSKKTQDKLIISNDIFTELSKNNEKKIVLTKGVAGIGKTVSVHRLILDWAEGNTNQDIHCVFLLPFREINLMTNEDFSLHELLLEFYPELNDLEKSKLYKECKIAFIFDGLDESRLPINFKSRSLNTVEKKASVDVLFTSLVKGTLLPSALVWVTSRPAAANQIPPQYVGLFTEVRGFTDQQKEEYFRKRFTDESLSSRIISHMKMSRSLYIMCHIPVFCWITATVLQDILSENNEENISTTLTEMYIHFLLIQMEMKNQKYDEQEERERTEHLRINEKNFLS, from the coding sequence ATGAAAGATGTCAATCACGAACATGAGATTCTGAGGATTGATGATGCCTTcaagagcaaaaaaacacaGGACAAACTAATCATatctaatgatatatttactgaactGAGTAAAAACAATGAGAAAAAGATTGTGCTGACTAAAggagtcgctggcattggaaaaactgtctctgtgcaCAGGTTGATCCTGGACTGGGCCGAAGGAAACACCAATCAAGATATACACTGTGTGTTCCTgcttccattcagagagatTAACTTAATGACAAATGAAGATTTCAGTCTCCATGAGCTTCTGCTGGAATTTTATCCTGAACTGAATGACCTGGAGAAATCAAAGCTATATAAGGAATGTAAgatagcatttatatttgatggacttgatgagAGTCGCCTACctataaattttaaaagtagatcACTGAACACTGTTGAGAAAAAAGCATCTGTGGATGTGCTCTTTACAAGTCTGGTCAAAGGGACTCTGCTTCCATCAGCTCTTGTCTGGGTCACATcacgaccagcagcagccaatcagatccctccTCAGTATGTGGGTTTGTTCACAGAGGTGCGAGGATTCACTGACCAACAGAAGGAGGAGTACTTCAGAAAGAGATTCACAGATGAGAGTCTGTcctccagaatcatctcacacatgaAGATGTCTCGTAgtctctacatcatgtgccacattcctgtgttctgctggatcacagccacagtacttcaggatattctctctgagaacaatgaagagaacatcagcacaacactcactgaaatgtacattcacttcctgCTGATACAGATGGAAATGAAGAACCAAAAGTATGATGAACAAGAAGAAAGAGAACGTACAGAGCACTTacgaataaatgaaaaaaattttttaagttaG